In a single window of the Serratia quinivorans genome:
- the leuO_1 gene encoding HTH-type transcriptional regulator LeuO, protein MSECNSGVVIDKETSELHLRSVDLNLLTVFDAVMQMQNITRAASFLGMSQPAVSNAVARLKLMFNDELFVRCGRGIQPTVRAKQLFGPVRQALQLVQNELPGAEFEPFSSERAFSIAICSPLDLRLGATIINHMREIAPHTHLKIKSYITNNIDNQLRYQEVEFVVGYASFESSEFKSMALFDDELVLVFSRKHPRIEKSITPEQILAEQHAVVSLESFYSFSKPYYIEEAMQRVVAQQCTDLYSVLNIVSSTDMIAIVPAWLARQQAESLKLRFIPLPWNENKVTCYLSWHESAERDKGHQWMKLMLGQSELTE, encoded by the coding sequence ATGTCGGAATGTAATTCAGGAGTTGTTATCGATAAAGAAACCAGCGAACTGCATTTGCGCAGTGTCGATCTGAATTTGCTCACCGTGTTTGATGCCGTTATGCAGATGCAGAATATTACCCGGGCAGCGAGCTTTTTGGGGATGTCGCAGCCAGCGGTGAGCAACGCCGTTGCACGTTTAAAGCTGATGTTTAATGATGAGCTGTTCGTCCGCTGTGGGCGTGGGATCCAGCCTACGGTGCGGGCTAAGCAACTGTTTGGCCCGGTTAGGCAGGCGTTACAGCTGGTGCAAAATGAGCTGCCCGGAGCGGAGTTTGAACCCTTTAGCAGTGAGCGAGCTTTCTCTATCGCCATTTGCAGTCCGCTTGATTTGCGTTTGGGGGCTACCATAATCAATCACATGAGGGAAATAGCGCCTCATACCCATTTGAAAATAAAGTCATATATAACCAATAACATCGATAACCAATTACGCTACCAGGAGGTTGAGTTCGTTGTTGGCTATGCCAGTTTTGAGTCTTCAGAGTTTAAAAGTATGGCGCTTTTTGATGACGAGCTGGTGCTGGTATTTTCCAGGAAACATCCGAGGATAGAAAAATCCATTACGCCGGAACAAATCCTGGCGGAGCAACACGCGGTGGTTTCACTCGAGAGCTTTTATTCTTTCAGTAAACCCTACTATATAGAAGAAGCTATGCAACGAGTCGTGGCTCAACAATGTACTGATTTATACAGCGTGCTGAATATAGTATCCAGTACTGACATGATTGCCATTGTTCCGGCCTGGCTGGCTCGACAGCAGGCTGAATCCTTAAAGCTGCGTTTTATTCCTTTACCCTGGAATGAAAACAAGGTGACCTGTTATCTGTCCTGGCATGAGTCGGCTGAACGGGATAAGGGACATCAATGGATGAAACTGATGCTTGGCCAGTCTGAGTTGACTGAATAA